TGTTAAGCCCGGTGTAAATCATGTCTCTAACTTCTTGCTTTTTCATAACATTCCTCTTTTCTTCAGGCTCTGGTTTGACTTAATAGTTACGAACCACTATTCCAGTTGGAGAATTTACATGAATCTGAACGCTGGGATTAACGGTTATCGGAGTACCAGGCGTCAACCCTGCGGCTACTGCATTTGCCCCCCGTGGAATTACAGTTACAGGCTGTCCACTGGAGATCCATGAATAGACCACCCGCTGATTAGCGGTTACCGTATTACTCAAATTGGTAGCTGGATTTGCCAGGTTGGTCACAGCACTGAATTTAGCATCAACGAGTTGGAAGCTACCATTTGTAGGGACAAGATTGTCAATGCGAATGGTTACTGTCCGCCCGGCGGGTCCGGTCACATCTAGGGTCACCTGCCTCCCAATATTAACGCCAGGGTTTTGAGCAGCAAGATTTTGTGTCACTAGAGCCTCTTGCTGCTGCCACGTCTGGGCTGTTTGCGTAGTAGCATTTGCGCTGGATGAGTTGGCTGTAGTAGCTGCCTGTTGACTTGCTGCAGTTGCCTGTTGACTAGCTTCATCGGCCCCGAATGTTCTGGCAAAACTACCAGTTTGCGCATACCGCGCGACAGCCTGCGCTCCACGCGACCCTTCGCGAAAGACACCTTGTGCTGCCTGGATACCAAGCCGCTCGGAAGCACGGGAAAGTGCTTGTACGCCGGTGCGTTGTGCAACCACACGTGCGGCAGCGGTTGTGCCACGAGCTACTATTGTGGCCCCCGAGCGAATTGCAGCAGGGACTGCCCGCTCCGCCACCCGACCGACGGCACCAATAGCTGCAGCGCCTGCTGCCGTAGCAGCAAATGCTGTCACCCCACCCACTGCAGCTCCGACCGCAGCGCCAGTAACAGCGCCCTCACCGGCTGCGCTGAGAATCCGACCCCCACTAAACTCCTCGTTGCCCAAGCCCAAAGCTCGGCTGTTGACTGTCTGGCGCGTTGCCTCGCCAGCCGCTCCGGCAGCGGCTCCACCCACCGCACCAGCAATCGCACCAACGGCGACGCCAGTAGCAACAGTAGCGGCTGTTCCGCTCAACCCAATACTAGCAACCGCACCAACCACTAAGGGCCCGGCGGCACCAGCAGTTGCGACGGTGACAACTGTGCCAACGACAACCACCGCAGCGACAACAGCGACTGTACGCCAACTCGGCCACTCCCACATACCTGTTGGATCGGTGGCATTGATCGGGTTGTTCTTAACGTAACGGTAGACGTTCGAGCCGTCCACCAGACCTGCCGGGTCGCAGCTTATCCAACGGCCGAGCCAAGGTGTGTAATATCGTGCGCCATGGTAATAAAATCCAGTCTCCTCGTCGCGTTCCTTGCCCGTGTAGCGGTAGCGTTTTTGGCTGACCTCGACGTTGCTGCGACCGGCCTGATACGACGTGCCGCCATAGGGATAGTACTCCTCGTACGAGATGATTGCCGCTCCATTGTCTAACTCCACTGTGGTTGAGCCAAGGTCGTTGCTAAGCTGGTAACGTACAAGCGGCCTGGGCGTTTCCGCTGGCGCCTCGCTGTCAAATGTCTTAGTCTCGACAAGTGCTACGCGCTGTTTGTCGTCTACGATGTGCAGCGTCTGCCGCTCTAGTTTAATGGTTTCGCCATCACCGGCATACTCACGATAGTTCTCGAAACCACCAACGTAAATTCGCTCCTTCTGTCGCGTGCCATTTTGTCGCTCGAACACCTTGCGCACGCGACGGCCAGCCGTATCGTACTGATAGTAGGCACGTCCACCGCCACCCAGGTCCACGCTCTGCAGTTGATCTTCGTGGTCCCAGTTGAATTCTCGCAAGTGGGGCATCGACGTCGTGTTGCCGTGCTGATCGTAATGATACGTCTCTGTGACATTTCCTACTGTGGTGCTGCTCAGACGATTATTGGGCCGGTTGAGCTCCAGCAAGCTCGGTTCGGCGTAATCATACTTGCGCCGCCAATTACCGCCGGTTGCCGTATGAATCATCTCCAACAGGTTGCCGACCTGATCGTACCGATATTTCTCGCTGTAGCGGCGCAGTGCCTGGCCATCGTTGCGGTGAGGCAGGTGTGTGCGCGGTGCATCGTCCCAACTTGGCTGTGGCATCGCCGCCAACCCAATGTGTTCACGGCCTGTTGCTTCAATCAACTGGTAGACGGCATCGTAAACATAGTCTGCATTCGCAGAGACAACCGCATTGTCGAAATAGACGAGCGGCTGAACTCCATCAACGACACTTGTGATATTTCCCGCTGGGTCGTAGGTATATTGAAAATCCTGAAGGGCCGATTCCCCACGCAGGGTCTCCAGATGAGTGAGGCGAAAAGTCAATGGATCGTAAGTATAGGAGGTTTTGGTTTTATTGCCATAGGTGATAGATTGGCGTTGGCCACGGGCATTGTAGTCGATATCTGTGATGAACGGTTTGGCTGCATCAGCGCCGCGCAGCTTGACATCCAGGCGTTCGAGCAGATTTGCCTCATTGTAAACCAAATAAATCATACTGGCGTCAGGTGATGTCAGCGCTACAGGCCGGTTGTGCGCGTCATAAGTCGTCTCGCCGCGCCATTCATCACCTTCCAAAAGTGAAGACAGTTCAGCCTCTATTGCCTCCACATCAAGTTGCGCAGTGTTGAATTGTGTTTCTAACTTGGCCCATGTAACGTTTTGCCGATACTCGCGGCTCAAACGCCGTGTACTGAGCAGTAAATTACCTTTGAAATCGTACCGATCGTGACGTACAACTCCTGCTCCGTCGAATTGATAATAGCTCTTTCCGCGCAGATTCAGCGCTGTGGCACCTGGATGCGCTTCACCATAAACTGTCCGCTCGGTAAGCAGATCGTGGCCACTTTCATCACGCACCCATTGTCGGACCGGTCGCCTTAGATTATCATATTCCATATGGAGGCGAAAGACGCGACTATTCCAGGTGTAGATCGAGCTGTTGCCAACATCGTTCAGGATCCAGCGCGTGCCGGACTCCATACTTACTTGATGCAGGGCATTGCCCAACATATCGAAACCGTAGCGCATCACGCTGCGCCCAAGCGCATCAATCACCTCGCGTTGGTTACCTTCAATGTCAAGTAATGTGCGTGTGGCGTAGCGCTCCTCAACCACGGCGCTGTCCCGGCTCATGCGATTGTGGGCTACCGTAAGGATCGTGCGCCCGAGGCTGTCGAACCAGGCCCGAACTGGGGTGTCAGCGTGCGTAGCGGTCTTTTCCGCAGCTCGCTGCTCTTGGCGGCCCAAAGCCCCGTCGACGCGTTGCGCATACCAGGTTCGCCAACTCCCCAGCCGGCTGCTCAGGCCATCCACGTATCGCTTAACGTAACCGCCCACATCCACGTCATCACGCGGATCGCGAAGGACGGTATCGTTTACGTCCCAAGTCTCTTGACGCCAAGGGTCGAAGACTACCTTTTCCCAACTGTCATTCGGATGCAGCGTGGCGACAACGCGCTCGACCGGATCATAAAAAAGAACCGAACTGACCCCGACTTGCTTTGCAAATTCAAAGTGATGCGTGCTGCTGAAAAATGGTTCGTACTGGCGAACCGGCTTGCCTTTGTTATTGAAGATGGTCCAGCCGCTTCCCACCCAGCGCGGGTTGACCTCAGCTCCGCCGTCTTCCAATGGCCCGGGTTCTGCCTGCGCCTTCTTTTGAATCTCGCGCCCGAAGCCGTCCGAATAAGAAAAGCTATGCTGGACCTTTGTCCGTTGCTCATTCACCAAGTCGGCAGTATGGGTTTCGCGAATGAGAGTGGCAACCAGAGGCGGCTGTGGTTGAGAGTTGTTGCGAGTGCGCGAGTAGGCGAAGAGGTCATAGACTAAGCGTGTCGTCGCATCCTGAAGAAGAGAATAAGGATCGGCGAGTGGATCGGCCAAATAAGCACTGACGAGTTCATTGTTTGGATCGGCGACGAAGCCATCAAGAGAATCGCCTAGGTGTTCCTCTGGTTTGCCCATCACCGCTGTGCCGACGACCAGACCCAGCGCATCGAAGGCAACGGAAGCACGGTTGCGGTTAGCGTCCATCATTAAGCGCGGCTGGAGCACACGGTAGTCATTGCCAACAATGACGAGACGGCCATCATCGTCGCGCTCGCCGGCAGTGATCAGGTTACCCACGGCGTCGCGCATTTCCTGGGTAAGTAAGTCGTAGCGGTCGTATGTAACGATAGTAATCGCACCAAATGGGCTACGGTAGCGCAGGGGCAGAAAGAAACGATGCTGGGCGTAATCCAGTTCAACTTCTGGGGCATCATCTTTATCGGGCGAATAAAAAATGCGCCCTGACGGGACCCACCAGCCCATCTCATCTTGCACATAACCGCCCTCAGCCAGCATCGCCTCGTTCACTCGCTCGCCATACAGTTCGGTCAACAGACTAGGCGTGAAGGCAAGTCGATAGCTCTCAAAGGGCAACCCCAAAGACTCCAAGTTTCCCAAAGGCAGCGGCCCGCTGAGATCGTTTTTTAGAAAGAGCGTGCGCACATGCTCAATGAGGCGACGGCGCGGCCCGGCCAGCACGGACTCGTCGGCATCCCATTGCTCGTAGGGCAAATCCGCAGCGCCATCATTGACTGCCGCGATCTGAGCTTTCAATTCATCAAACCGGAAAAGATTGGTCACCCCGCACAACTGAGAAGACGGCCTCACTTTCAGAAGCTCGTACGTGCGGGATTCACACAAAAGCGGTACGCGGTAGGCATCTGCTTCCAGCACCGGATTCGTGAAAGCATTTTCGGTAAAGGTAATGTGAGTGCGCTGTTGCTGCTTCTGATCTTCCGGAGAAAGCTCGGGATCTTGCAAACGACGGCCATAGCCGATGCTCGCGGAGCGGAGAACATTGCCGTAGTTGTCCACCTCGAGCGTCAAGTTATGCGTTACGCGCGGATCGGCGAGCATTTTGCCGTCAAGTTCCCAACGCGGACGAGCCGGAACCAAACCGGAAAAGCTTGCCCGCCGAACTTCGCCGAAATCACCGAGTGTCGCCGAAAAATTCTTTCGGCGAATCTCGGTGTATTCGGCGTTTCTCGGCGGAAAAGTTTTTGCTTCTTTTGCACCGCGTGGCGTGGCGCCTGCAGCGCCATCTGCGACAAAGGTTTCATTTGTAACTGAATAAAGCTTGCGCTCGTAATGAAAATCAATGGACTCACGCGCATGGGTAAAAAACACCGCGTACTTGTTGCCGCGACGCGGTTGCAGCAGCTCGATGGTGTAGTTGCGCTCGGAAACCGAGTAAGGCCGGTCACTTTCTTCGGTATTATCCTGCGCAAAAATTTCCATGCGCAAGATCGAGCCTTTCAAAGACCGGCTGGCTTCGCGCAATTCTTCTACGGTGAGTTTGTAAGGGATTCGTGTACCATCGGCCAAAAGCTGTGTTGCAGGGAACAGGGTATCAGGCAAAAGCATGGCTTCGAGTTGTTCGCCAGACAACCCGGAAATCTCCATGCTGGAATCGCCTTCGTGGTAATACTCTTTTTCAAACTGCTTGGAAATGCATTCCTCTGAAGTGAAGACGCCAGTGTGGAACCAAGTCTTGGTGTAAATCGGCGGCACATGCGAGGCGCTATCGAGGTTCGAGGCATTCGGGAAAGCGCTGCTGGCGCTGAGCGCGGCGAACTCTTCGGTGTCCCATTGCTCCACCATGCCAAAACCGCGAAACTCGCGCTCGATGCCGTCGAAGTAGCCGTGATGATAAGCATAGCGCGTGACGAAGCGATTGCGGCTGATGCGGTCGTGCGTTTCAACGCGCTCGACGACGTGCACCGGAAACGGCAGGCGCGTGATCCACGGCTTGCCAGCCCGCTTGTCCGCCAGATAGAATTTGGTCGAAGGCGCATACTGCACATGCGTTTCAGCGCCCAGGTTGTTGGCCATCTTCACCATCAAATGCGGCTTCTGCCCGCCCATCAAATCCACATAACGCATCGACTGGCGCGCATCGCCGAGCAATGGCGAAGACCAAACCAGACAGGCCGTGCCGTTGCCGAGCAGATCGACCACCGTGACGGACGAGAGATTGTCAACGCGCGGGAAGATTTTCAGTGTTTCGGCGTCGCTCCAGCAGTTGCCAGACAAGTTGAAGTACAGCCGCACGCCTTCGCGGTGGAGATAAATGATGTCGGTCACGCCGGAGCCATCAATATCGGCCAAGCGGATGCGGCGCGGGTCGAACAAGTCCGGCGCATCGAACCAGGGCGCGTTGTCCATTCTCACTTTCGCGCCGAAGCGGCCATACCCCAGATTTGGCCAATAACACACTTCGCCGTTGCGGATGCGCACCAGGTCACTCAGCCCATCGCCGGACAGATCGGCCAGGAAGATCGTTTGCGTGCCGTCCGCAAAAACCAGCTTGGGACCTTTCTCCTCATCCAGCGGTTTGTGAACGTATTGCGCCGGGCCAAATCCCTCCTCCG
This genomic stretch from candidate division KSB1 bacterium harbors:
- a CDS encoding toxin, yielding MLNQPKSNGDKQQADAEQNKSSAPSISLPKGGGAIRGIGEKFAANPVTGTGSMTVPITTSPGRFGFGPQLALSYDSGAGNGPFGFGWTLSLPSITRKTDKGLPRYRDLEESDVFILSGAEDLVPVLVEDCGRWQRETLERTVEGVAYCIQRYRPRIEGLFARIERWTRVSDGDIHWRSISRDNITTFYGKTAESRIADPADPSRVFSWLICESFDDKGNVILYEYARENSAGVVMAQAHERNRTTVSRSANRYIKRIRYGNDRPHLVEPDRSKMKWHFEIVFDYDEGHYEELAPDEKQRQLVRASLTTQQDWSVRPDPFSSYRATFEVRTYRLCRRVLMFHHFPDDLKVEDYLVRSTDFTYEARPAARPIGSFLTAVTHSGYVLQSGETYLKKSLPPLEFEYSQAVIQNRIQTIDTESLENLPYGMDGANYQWVDLDGEGVSGILTEQADAWFYKPNLGDGRFGPIEQVAAKPSLAALRNGRQQLLDLAGDGQLDLVEFSGPTPGFFERTQDQRWEKFTPFDSLPNIRWDQPNLRFVDLNGDGHADVLITENEVLTWYPSLAEEGFGPAQYVHKPLDEEKGPKLVFADGTQTIFLADLSGDGLSDLVRIRNGEVCYWPNLGYGRFGAKVRMDNAPWFDAPDLFDPRRIRLADIDGSGVTDIIYLHREGVRLYFNLSGNCWSDAETLKIFPRVDNLSSVTVVDLLGNGTACLVWSSPLLGDARQSMRYVDLMGGQKPHLMVKMANNLGAETHVQYAPSTKFYLADKRAGKPWITRLPFPVHVVERVETHDRISRNRFVTRYAYHHGYFDGIEREFRGFGMVEQWDTEEFAALSASSAFPNASNLDSASHVPPIYTKTWFHTGVFTSEECISKQFEKEYYHEGDSSMEISGLSGEQLEAMLLPDTLFPATQLLADGTRIPYKLTVEELREASRSLKGSILRMEIFAQDNTEESDRPYSVSERNYTIELLQPRRGNKYAVFFTHARESIDFHYERKLYSVTNETFVADGAAGATPRGAKEAKTFPPRNAEYTEIRRKNFSATLGDFGEVRRASFSGLVPARPRWELDGKMLADPRVTHNLTLEVDNYGNVLRSASIGYGRRLQDPELSPEDQKQQQRTHITFTENAFTNPVLEADAYRVPLLCESRTYELLKVRPSSQLCGVTNLFRFDELKAQIAAVNDGAADLPYEQWDADESVLAGPRRRLIEHVRTLFLKNDLSGPLPLGNLESLGLPFESYRLAFTPSLLTELYGERVNEAMLAEGGYVQDEMGWWVPSGRIFYSPDKDDAPEVELDYAQHRFFLPLRYRSPFGAITIVTYDRYDLLTQEMRDAVGNLITAGERDDDGRLVIVGNDYRVLQPRLMMDANRNRASVAFDALGLVVGTAVMGKPEEHLGDSLDGFVADPNNELVSAYLADPLADPYSLLQDATTRLVYDLFAYSRTRNNSQPQPPLVATLIRETHTADLVNEQRTKVQHSFSYSDGFGREIQKKAQAEPGPLEDGGAEVNPRWVGSGWTIFNNKGKPVRQYEPFFSSTHHFEFAKQVGVSSVLFYDPVERVVATLHPNDSWEKVVFDPWRQETWDVNDTVLRDPRDDVDVGGYVKRYVDGLSSRLGSWRTWYAQRVDGALGRQEQRAAEKTATHADTPVRAWFDSLGRTILTVAHNRMSRDSAVVEERYATRTLLDIEGNQREVIDALGRSVMRYGFDMLGNALHQVSMESGTRWILNDVGNSSIYTWNSRVFRLHMEYDNLRRPVRQWVRDESGHDLLTERTVYGEAHPGATALNLRGKSYYQFDGAGVVRHDRYDFKGNLLLSTRRLSREYRQNVTWAKLETQFNTAQLDVEAIEAELSSLLEGDEWRGETTYDAHNRPVALTSPDASMIYLVYNEANLLERLDVKLRGADAAKPFITDIDYNARGQRQSITYGNKTKTSYTYDPLTFRLTHLETLRGESALQDFQYTYDPAGNITSVVDGVQPLVYFDNAVVSANADYVYDAVYQLIEATGREHIGLAAMPQPSWDDAPRTHLPHRNDGQALRRYSEKYRYDQVGNLLEMIHTATGGNWRRKYDYAEPSLLELNRPNNRLSSTTVGNVTETYHYDQHGNTTSMPHLREFNWDHEDQLQSVDLGGGGRAYYQYDTAGRRVRKVFERQNGTRQKERIYVGGFENYREYAGDGETIKLERQTLHIVDDKQRVALVETKTFDSEAPAETPRPLVRYQLSNDLGSTTVELDNGAAIISYEEYYPYGGTSYQAGRSNVEVSQKRYRYTGKERDEETGFYYHGARYYTPWLGRWISCDPAGLVDGSNVYRYVKNNPINATDPTGMWEWPSWRTVAVVAAVVVVGTVVTVATAGAAGPLVVGAVASIGLSGTAATVATGVAVGAIAGAVGGAAAGAAGEATRQTVNSRALGLGNEEFSGGRILSAAGEGAVTGAAVGAAVGGVTAFAATAAGAAAIGAVGRVAERAVPAAIRSGATIVARGTTAAARVVAQRTGVQALSRASERLGIQAAQGVFREGSRGAQAVARYAQTGSFARTFGADEASQQATAASQQAATTANSSSANATTQTAQTWQQQEALVTQNLAAQNPGVNIGRQVTLDVTGPAGRTVTIRIDNLVPTNGSFQLVDAKFSAVTNLANPATNLSNTVTANQRVVYSWISSGQPVTVIPRGANAVAAGLTPGTPITVNPSVQIHVNSPTGIVVRNY